In Phormidium yuhuli AB48, one genomic interval encodes:
- the nblS gene encoding two-component system sensor histidine kinase NblS: MLTLLQHTAQMIKNWWSEFTLQTKLMAAATLVVSLIVSGLTFWATNTIQQDARLNDTRFGRDLGLLLAANVTQLIAEDNKTELARFSSQFYSRTSSVRYILYADEEGRIFFGIPYSESTVQNSLQIQRRIQLPEEMGRSQQPFVRQHNTPNGQVTDVFVPLVQGDRHLGVMAIGINPNPTVVTSSGLTRDVTIAVFVSIWVMVILGAVFNALTITRPIKELLVGVKNIASGNFRQRVDLPFGGELGELIESFNEMAERLERYEEQNIEELTAEKAKLETLVSTIADGAVLLDNEMNVVLVNPTARRIFGWDDHTLIGTNVLHAFPAAIQVELTRPLYQMAKGERDSGEFRISISEPTPRMIRILVTTVLDRERENVKGIAITVQDITREVELNEAKSQFISNISHELRTPLFNIKSFIETLHEYGDDLSDRERREFLETANHETDRLTRLVNDVLDLSRLESCRIYRLEPLDILQPIEQTLRTYQLNAKDKEIELKQEVEEGLPSVLGHYDLLLQVFANLVGNALKFTEAGGKVIVRAYLLSSMTPEDSHTMEGATRYVRVEIADTGIGIGEEDREAIFDRFFRVENRVHTLEGTGLGLSIVRNIIDKHHTNVNLVSEVGVGTTFWFDLAVAEASSKPGSIPMDATPKLTVEG; this comes from the coding sequence TTGCTGACCTTACTGCAACACACTGCCCAAATGATTAAGAATTGGTGGTCGGAGTTCACTCTCCAGACCAAGCTCATGGCGGCTGCAACCCTTGTCGTATCGTTGATTGTGAGCGGTTTGACATTTTGGGCAACCAACACAATTCAGCAGGATGCACGGCTCAATGACACCCGCTTTGGGCGAGATTTGGGCCTGTTGCTAGCGGCGAATGTGACGCAACTGATTGCAGAGGACAACAAGACAGAACTGGCTCGCTTTAGTAGTCAGTTCTATAGCCGAACCTCCAGCGTCCGTTATATTCTCTATGCTGATGAGGAGGGTCGCATTTTCTTCGGTATCCCCTATTCGGAGTCCACGGTTCAGAACTCTCTCCAGATTCAACGGCGGATTCAACTTCCCGAGGAGATGGGGCGATCGCAACAGCCCTTTGTGCGTCAACATAATACCCCCAATGGTCAAGTGACGGATGTCTTTGTGCCCTTAGTTCAGGGCGATCGCCACTTAGGGGTTATGGCGATCGGCATCAACCCCAATCCCACGGTTGTCACCTCTTCTGGCTTAACCCGGGATGTGACCATTGCGGTGTTTGTCTCAATCTGGGTCATGGTCATTCTCGGGGCCGTCTTTAACGCCCTCACGATTACCCGTCCCATTAAAGAACTTCTGGTTGGGGTGAAGAACATCGCTTCAGGGAACTTTCGCCAACGAGTTGATTTACCCTTCGGCGGCGAGTTAGGGGAACTGATCGAGAGTTTCAATGAAATGGCGGAACGTCTCGAACGCTACGAAGAACAAAATATCGAAGAACTCACCGCCGAAAAAGCCAAACTGGAAACCCTAGTGTCCACCATTGCCGATGGGGCGGTGTTATTGGACAATGAGATGAATGTGGTCTTAGTCAACCCCACCGCTCGCCGCATCTTCGGCTGGGATGACCACACTCTGATTGGAACTAATGTTTTACACGCTTTCCCTGCTGCAATTCAGGTGGAACTGACCCGTCCTCTCTATCAAATGGCGAAGGGGGAACGGGATAGTGGGGAATTTCGCATCTCCATCAGTGAACCCACCCCGCGTATGATTCGTATTCTCGTGACCACGGTTTTAGATCGGGAACGGGAAAATGTCAAAGGCATTGCTATTACGGTTCAGGATATTACCCGCGAGGTGGAGTTAAACGAAGCCAAGAGTCAGTTTATTAGTAATATCTCCCACGAACTGCGAACGCCATTATTTAATATCAAGTCCTTTATTGAGACTCTCCACGAATACGGGGATGATTTGAGCGATCGCGAACGGCGAGAGTTCCTAGAAACGGCTAACCATGAAACAGATCGCCTCACTCGCTTAGTCAATGATGTTCTGGATTTATCCCGCCTTGAATCCTGCCGAATTTACCGCCTAGAACCCCTCGATATTCTTCAACCGATTGAACAAACGTTACGCACCTATCAACTCAATGCCAAGGATAAAGAAATTGAGTTAAAACAAGAAGTTGAAGAGGGGTTACCTTCAGTTTTAGGTCATTACGACCTCCTCTTACAAGTCTTTGCCAACTTAGTGGGGAATGCCCTCAAATTTACGGAAGCTGGCGGGAAAGTCATTGTCCGAGCTTACCTACTCTCTTCAATGACGCCGGAGGACAGCCATACCATGGAAGGAGCAACTCGCTATGTCCGAGTTGAAATTGCTGATACAGGAATTGGCATTGGCGAAGAAGACCGCGAGGCAATTTTTGACCGATTTTTCCGAGTGGAAAACCGAGTTCATACCCTAGAAGGAACTGGTTTAGGTCTGTCCATTGTCCGCAACATTATTGACAAGCATCATACTAACGTTAACTTAGTCAGTGAGGTCGGAGTAGGAACTACATTTTGGTTTGATTTAGCCGTAGCAGAAGCGTCTTCAAAACCCGGCAGTATTCCTATGGATGCCACTCCCAAACTGACGGTGGAGGGTTAG
- the hpnA gene encoding hopanoid-associated sugar epimerase, with protein MVKEVFVTGGTGFIGAHVVRSLLRANYRVRALVRPQSCFDNLAGLDIKPVTGDVNSPDLAQLMQGCQAVCHVAAHYSLWQRDRDRLHRVNVLGTRHILEAAQTAGVERVIYTSSVAAIGVKPGGQVADETYQSPPHRLISAYKQSKYWAEQEAYRAIERGQDIVIVNPSTPIGPRDIKPTPTGEIIQRFLQRRMPAYVNTGLNFIDVRDVAQGHVLALERGKTGERYILGHQNLSLKAFLDKLAHHSGLKAPRYTIPLWLPLAIAWVDEILLSKLGKSPSVPLDGVRMSAEPMYYDASKAVRELGLPQSNLDEAIAAAIDWMEKKGTETT; from the coding sequence GTGGTTAAAGAGGTTTTCGTCACCGGGGGAACAGGATTTATTGGGGCCCATGTGGTGCGATCGCTCCTAAGGGCCAACTATCGAGTTCGCGCCCTCGTGCGTCCCCAAAGTTGTTTCGATAACTTAGCCGGCCTAGATATTAAACCGGTGACGGGAGATGTGAATAGTCCTGATTTAGCCCAACTGATGCAGGGCTGTCAGGCCGTCTGTCATGTGGCGGCCCACTATTCCCTCTGGCAACGCGATCGCGATCGTCTGCATCGGGTGAATGTCCTGGGAACTCGCCATATCTTAGAAGCGGCCCAAACCGCTGGAGTGGAACGAGTCATCTACACCAGTTCTGTGGCAGCCATTGGCGTCAAACCGGGTGGCCAGGTAGCCGATGAAACCTATCAAAGTCCTCCCCATCGTCTCATCAGCGCCTATAAACAGTCCAAATACTGGGCTGAACAAGAAGCCTATCGCGCCATCGAGAGAGGACAAGACATCGTCATCGTCAACCCCAGTACCCCCATCGGCCCGCGAGACATCAAACCCACCCCCACCGGAGAGATTATCCAACGTTTTCTACAACGACGAATGCCGGCCTACGTCAACACCGGCTTAAACTTCATTGATGTGCGGGATGTGGCCCAAGGTCATGTTTTAGCCTTAGAGAGAGGCAAAACCGGAGAACGCTATATTTTGGGCCATCAAAACCTCAGCCTCAAAGCCTTTTTAGACAAACTCGCCCATCACAGCGGCCTCAAGGCCCCCCGTTATACGATTCCCCTCTGGCTTCCCCTCGCCATCGCCTGGGTGGATGAAATCCTCTTAAGCAAACTGGGCAAATCCCCCTCCGTCCCCCTCGACGGGGTGAGAATGTCGGCAGAACCCATGTATTACGATGCCAGCAAAGCGGTACGAGAGCTGGGTTTACCCCAGTCTAATCTGGATGAGGCGATCGCGGCTGCGATTGATTGGATGGAGAAGAAGGGAACAGAAACAACGTAG
- a CDS encoding ABC-F family ATP-binding cassette domain-containing protein, whose amino-acid sequence MSIITLKSIGKDFGIKEILRDASLSVDSQDKIGLIGTNGSGKSTLLKILAGIEPYNQGERLVNRNKRVIYLPQQPDIDPTRTVLEQVFADCGSKMQIVREYEALSHHMSRASGDDLDRLLKQLTRITEQMNAANAWDLETEAKIILSQLGIEDFEANVGTLSGGYRKRIALAAALLAEPDLLLMDEPTNHLDAESVDWLQTYLQRYPAALVLVTHDRYFLDQVTTRILEVDRGDLYSYSGNYSYYLEKKALAEEVAASQERKHAGVLRRELAWLRQGPKARSTKQNARIQRIEEMQDVEFKQHVGKVDISTPSRRIGKKVIILEGVSKSYGDRQLFKDVTYRFEAQDRIGIIGGNGTGKSTLLNIITGRLDPDRGTVDIGETIHFGYFDQHSEDLVESANQNQRVIDYVQEDATLVKTADGSIITASQMLERFLFSSSQQYVPLHKLSGGEKRRLFLLRVLMGAPNVLILDEPTNDLDVQTLAVLEEYLEDFNGCAIVVSHDRYFLDRTVNKIFALEASGQLRQYPGNYSIYLDYKKLEAERAAKAAEAAAAKTVKAAPSPAPSPSSRPKKSSSGLSYKEKRELEQLEGEIPDLEERKAKLEVQLYQNPPDDHVALETLSHELAALSSQIEESTVRWMELAEME is encoded by the coding sequence ATGAGTATTATCACCCTAAAATCCATTGGCAAAGACTTTGGTATTAAAGAAATCTTACGAGATGCCAGTTTAAGCGTTGATTCGCAAGATAAAATCGGTTTAATTGGTACAAATGGGTCTGGTAAATCGACCCTCCTCAAGATATTGGCGGGCATCGAACCCTATAATCAAGGAGAACGTCTGGTTAATCGTAATAAACGAGTCATTTACCTCCCCCAACAGCCTGATATTGACCCCACTCGCACCGTCTTAGAGCAAGTTTTTGCCGATTGTGGCTCTAAAATGCAGATTGTGCGGGAGTATGAAGCCCTCTCCCATCATATGTCTCGTGCCTCAGGAGATGACCTCGATCGCCTCCTCAAGCAACTGACGCGCATCACCGAACAGATGAATGCAGCCAATGCTTGGGATTTGGAAACCGAAGCCAAAATTATTCTCTCTCAATTAGGAATTGAGGACTTTGAGGCTAACGTCGGAACCCTCTCAGGAGGCTATCGTAAACGGATTGCCCTAGCTGCGGCCCTATTAGCTGAACCGGACTTACTGCTAATGGACGAACCCACGAACCACCTCGATGCTGAATCCGTTGACTGGCTACAAACGTACCTACAACGCTATCCCGCTGCCTTAGTTCTGGTGACTCACGATCGCTACTTTCTCGACCAAGTTACCACCCGTATTTTAGAAGTGGATCGGGGAGATTTATACAGCTATTCTGGCAACTACTCCTATTATCTGGAAAAGAAAGCCCTCGCCGAAGAGGTGGCGGCGAGTCAAGAACGCAAACACGCCGGAGTCTTGCGGCGGGAACTGGCCTGGTTACGACAAGGGCCCAAAGCACGAAGCACTAAACAAAATGCTCGGATTCAGCGCATTGAAGAGATGCAAGATGTTGAGTTTAAGCAACACGTGGGTAAAGTTGATATTTCCACCCCCAGCCGGCGGATTGGCAAGAAAGTTATTATCTTGGAGGGGGTGAGTAAATCCTACGGCGATCGTCAACTCTTCAAAGATGTCACCTATCGTTTTGAAGCTCAAGATCGCATTGGCATCATTGGCGGCAATGGAACCGGAAAATCCACCCTTTTAAATATCATCACCGGACGGCTAGACCCCGACCGTGGCACAGTGGATATTGGTGAAACGATCCATTTCGGCTATTTCGACCAACATTCCGAAGACTTGGTTGAATCCGCCAACCAAAATCAGCGGGTCATTGACTATGTGCAGGAAGATGCCACCCTCGTTAAAACCGCCGATGGGAGCATTATTACTGCCTCCCAGATGCTGGAACGGTTCCTGTTTTCGTCGAGCCAGCAATATGTCCCCTTACACAAACTCTCAGGGGGTGAGAAGCGGCGTTTGTTTTTATTGCGAGTCTTGATGGGCGCCCCCAATGTGTTGATTTTAGACGAACCCACCAATGATTTAGATGTGCAAACCTTGGCAGTCTTGGAAGAGTATTTAGAAGACTTTAACGGCTGTGCCATTGTGGTATCTCACGATCGCTATTTCCTCGATCGCACGGTCAACAAGATTTTCGCCCTAGAAGCCTCTGGACAGCTACGCCAATATCCGGGCAATTATTCCATTTACCTCGACTATAAAAAACTAGAAGCCGAACGGGCTGCGAAAGCCGCTGAAGCTGCCGCTGCTAAGACCGTGAAGGCTGCCCCCTCTCCCGCACCTAGCCCGTCAAGTCGTCCCAAGAAGTCTTCCTCGGGCCTATCGTACAAGGAGAAACGGGAACTCGAACAGCTAGAAGGAGAAATCCCTGATTTGGAGGAACGGAAGGCGAAATTAGAGGTGCAACTCTATCAAAATCCCCCAGATGACCATGTTGCTTTAGAGACGTTATCCCATGAACTGGCGGCTTTAAGTTCTCAGATTGAAGAGTCGACGGTTCGCTGGATGGAGTTGGCGGAGATGGAATAG
- a CDS encoding ATP-binding protein — MLHQGQSGPLTFLRESDRAVGKRQSRLTVASDLSLMIQIQRWFEDFCLQQPRLAHWSDDRLYCLKLAIAEGFSNAVRHAHRHRSLETPIDVELSLEGDRLEIRIWDLGHPFNPELVPEPEPGTLRQGGYGWFLLRRLCDRVTYQRDSQGRNCLLLEQSIEES; from the coding sequence ATGCTGCATCAGGGCCAATCCGGGCCCTTGACCTTTCTCCGGGAGAGCGATCGCGCTGTGGGCAAGAGGCAAAGCCGGTTAACGGTGGCAAGTGATCTCAGCCTGATGATTCAGATTCAGCGCTGGTTTGAGGATTTTTGTTTACAACAGCCGAGACTGGCCCATTGGTCCGATGACCGCCTCTATTGTCTTAAGTTAGCCATTGCTGAGGGATTTAGTAACGCTGTTCGTCATGCCCATCGTCACCGTTCCCTAGAGACTCCCATTGATGTAGAACTCTCCCTGGAGGGCGATCGCCTGGAAATCCGGATTTGGGATTTGGGCCATCCCTTTAACCCGGAATTAGTCCCAGAACCGGAGCCGGGAACCCTTCGTCAAGGGGGATATGGTTGGTTCCTACTTCGACGCCTGTGCGATCGCGTCACCTATCAGCGCGACAGCCAGGGTCGCAACTGCCTCTTATTAGAACAAAGCATTGAGGAGTCCTAG
- a CDS encoding GDP-mannose 4,6-dehydratase → MKKALICGISGQDGAYLAKFLLERGYEVCGTSRDAQMSSFKNLVALGIRDRVKLYSMSLTDFRSVLQVLDRTQPSEVYNLSGQSSVGLSFDQPVETLDSIATGTLNLLEVIRFIGSPIKFYNAGSSECFGDTQGTPADEQTPFRPRSPYGVAKATAFWEVANYREAYGLFACSGILYNHESPLRPERFVTQKIVASACRIAQGSHDPLYLGNTSIQRDWGWAPEYIQAMHLMLQQDVAEDYVIATGRTYSLQAFVEAVFAHLGLNWQDYVTTDESLYRPTDIAVSRGNPAKAKQQMKWQAQSDMPEVARLMVEARLQVSM, encoded by the coding sequence ATGAAAAAAGCACTAATTTGTGGAATTTCCGGGCAAGATGGCGCTTACCTGGCAAAATTTCTCCTTGAACGAGGCTATGAGGTCTGTGGGACGTCCCGAGATGCTCAGATGTCCTCCTTTAAGAATCTGGTCGCCTTGGGGATTCGCGATCGCGTCAAACTCTATTCCATGAGTCTGACCGATTTCCGCAGTGTCTTACAAGTTCTAGACCGAACTCAACCCAGCGAGGTCTATAATCTCAGTGGTCAGAGTTCCGTCGGACTGTCCTTTGACCAGCCCGTTGAGACCCTCGATAGCATCGCTACAGGAACCTTAAACCTCCTAGAAGTGATCCGATTCATCGGCTCCCCCATTAAATTCTACAATGCGGGGTCAAGTGAATGTTTCGGCGATACCCAGGGAACCCCCGCCGACGAACAGACCCCCTTCCGACCCCGCAGTCCCTATGGGGTGGCCAAAGCCACCGCCTTCTGGGAAGTCGCGAACTACCGAGAGGCCTATGGGCTTTTCGCTTGTTCTGGGATTCTCTATAACCATGAATCCCCCCTGCGGCCGGAACGTTTTGTCACCCAGAAAATCGTAGCCAGTGCCTGTCGCATCGCTCAAGGGAGTCACGACCCTCTCTACTTGGGCAACACCAGTATTCAACGAGACTGGGGTTGGGCCCCGGAATATATCCAGGCCATGCACTTGATGCTGCAACAGGATGTTGCCGAAGATTACGTGATTGCTACGGGACGCACCTATAGCCTACAAGCCTTTGTTGAAGCTGTTTTTGCTCATCTGGGACTCAACTGGCAGGACTACGTCACCACGGATGAGAGTCTTTATCGACCCACAGATATTGCCGTCAGTCGTGGTAACCCCGCTAAAGCCAAGCAACAGATGAAGTGGCAAGCTCAGTCTGATATGCCTGAGGTGGCTCGGCTGATGGTGGAGGCTCGTTTGCAAGTGTCGATGTAA
- a CDS encoding glycosyltransferase — protein MTTPLLTSDPSSVRSPLGKPAHLFVFLEIFSCEGGIQSYVKDVLRAYERAAAVSANPQAAEVFLLRDGGDCENPFDYPDNPYLRFRYFKSASPWWGRLKLIGVLWTRLLQQRPASVVCGHVKLAPLIRLFCKPLGIPYRVMTYGKEVWEPLPGSARHALRDAQELWTISRHSRDRACQSNHLNPKQFKLLPCIVNGEIFSPGPKPTHLLERYHLNDSRVLMTVARLWSGDIYKGVDVTLRALPKILHHHPNVKYLIIGRGDDRPRLEALAEELGVAEQVVFAGFVPTEELPDHYRVADAYVMPSQEGFGIVYLEAMASGIPVLSGQGDGSADPLQDGKLGWQVAHRDPDAVAQACIEMLEGDDARVDGSWLRQETLAQFGEGAIAQRLQGLMGFH, from the coding sequence ATGACGACTCCTCTACTCACTTCAGATCCCTCTTCCGTGCGATCGCCCCTCGGGAAACCGGCCCATCTCTTTGTCTTCCTGGAAATTTTCTCCTGTGAAGGGGGAATCCAATCCTATGTGAAAGATGTCTTGAGAGCCTACGAGCGTGCCGCCGCTGTCAGTGCTAACCCCCAAGCAGCGGAGGTTTTTCTCTTACGGGATGGGGGCGACTGTGAGAATCCCTTTGATTATCCCGATAACCCCTACTTACGGTTCCGTTACTTTAAATCCGCCTCTCCCTGGTGGGGACGGTTGAAGTTAATTGGAGTCCTCTGGACGCGACTATTACAACAACGGCCCGCCTCCGTAGTTTGTGGTCACGTGAAACTCGCCCCCCTAATTCGCCTCTTCTGTAAACCCCTGGGGATTCCCTATCGGGTGATGACCTATGGTAAGGAAGTGTGGGAGCCTCTGCCGGGCTCCGCTCGTCACGCCTTGCGGGATGCGCAAGAACTCTGGACGATTAGCCGTCATAGTCGCGATCGCGCTTGCCAGTCCAATCATCTCAATCCAAAGCAGTTTAAACTTCTTCCCTGTATCGTCAATGGGGAGATCTTTTCACCGGGCCCTAAACCAACACACCTATTAGAACGCTATCACCTAAACGATTCTCGGGTCTTGATGACTGTGGCTCGTCTTTGGTCTGGGGATATTTATAAGGGGGTTGATGTTACCCTGCGGGCCCTGCCGAAAATTCTTCATCATCATCCCAATGTCAAATATCTTATCATTGGCCGTGGGGATGATCGCCCTCGTCTGGAGGCTTTAGCTGAGGAGTTAGGAGTCGCTGAGCAGGTGGTGTTTGCCGGCTTTGTCCCCACTGAAGAACTTCCTGACCATTACCGAGTCGCAGATGCTTATGTGATGCCGTCTCAAGAGGGGTTTGGTATCGTATATTTGGAAGCAATGGCCAGCGGGATTCCCGTATTATCCGGCCAGGGGGATGGCTCGGCTGACCCCTTGCAAGATGGTAAGTTAGGGTGGCAGGTGGCCCATCGAGACCCCGACGCGGTGGCTCAAGCCTGTATTGAAATGCTCGAAGGTGACGACGCCCGCGTCGATGGCTCTTGGCTGCGCCAGGAGACTCTGGCCCAGTTCGGCGAGGGGGCGATCGCCCAACGGTTGCAAGGACTCATGGGCTTTCACTAG